A genomic stretch from Chloroflexota bacterium includes:
- the fabF gene encoding beta-ketoacyl-ACP synthase II, translating to MTARRVVVTGIGVVSPVGIGADTSWDNLVAGRSGVADITLFDTTDYPIHVAGEVKDFDVAQYMDSKDARRHDRNTHFAVAASGEALKDAGLLNADGMLDTAQADPDRFGMIVGTAIGGIGMIVDGLATLNERGPGRVSPFLLPHMIPDAASGMVAIQYGIRGPNLAVVSACATGGHAIGEAMETIVRGQADLMLGAGTEAVIVPIAFAGFGQMRALGTPIDPDTGAYDPTIASRPFDATRNGFVVSEGASVLVLEELEHARARGVTPIAEVIGYGSSSDAFHMAAPAERGEGSQRSMRAALERAGIEPEAVDYINAHGTSTPLNDRYESAAIEAVFGEHASRLAVSSTKSMTGHMMGAAGAFEAFVCARVVQTGCIPPTINLRHPDPQLTLDYVPNEARQTASRVALSNSMGLGGHNSTLIMGRVEA from the coding sequence GTGACAGCACGGCGGGTGGTCGTCACCGGCATCGGGGTCGTCTCACCGGTCGGAATCGGGGCCGACACTTCGTGGGACAACCTGGTGGCGGGCCGCTCCGGCGTGGCCGACATCACCCTCTTCGACACGACCGACTACCCGATCCATGTCGCCGGCGAGGTGAAGGACTTCGACGTCGCCCAGTACATGGACTCCAAGGACGCGAGGCGACATGACCGCAACACCCACTTCGCGGTTGCCGCCTCGGGCGAGGCGTTGAAGGATGCCGGCCTGCTGAATGCCGACGGGATGCTCGACACCGCGCAGGCCGATCCGGATCGCTTCGGCATGATCGTCGGCACCGCGATCGGCGGGATCGGGATGATCGTCGATGGTTTGGCCACCCTGAACGAGCGCGGGCCAGGCCGTGTCTCCCCGTTCCTGCTGCCGCACATGATCCCGGATGCCGCATCGGGGATGGTCGCGATCCAGTACGGCATCCGCGGCCCGAACCTGGCGGTGGTGAGCGCCTGTGCCACCGGCGGCCACGCCATCGGCGAGGCGATGGAGACGATCGTGCGTGGCCAGGCTGACCTGATGCTGGGTGCCGGCACGGAGGCCGTGATCGTGCCAATCGCGTTCGCCGGCTTCGGCCAGATGCGGGCCCTCGGCACGCCGATCGACCCCGATACGGGCGCCTACGACCCGACCATCGCCTCCCGCCCCTTCGACGCCACGCGCAACGGCTTCGTCGTGTCCGAGGGGGCATCGGTGCTGGTGCTCGAAGAGCTCGAGCACGCCAGGGCCCGTGGAGTGACCCCGATCGCGGAGGTGATCGGCTACGGCTCCTCGTCGGACGCGTTCCATATGGCGGCGCCGGCCGAGCGCGGCGAGGGGAGCCAGCGCTCGATGCGCGCCGCCCTGGAGCGGGCAGGTATCGAGCCCGAGGCGGTCGACTACATCAACGCCCACGGGACCAGCACCCCGCTCAACGACCGATATGAGTCGGCGGCCATCGAGGCGGTCTTCGGCGAGCATGCATCCCGTCTGGCGGTCAGCTCGACCAAGAGCATGACCGGCCACATGATGGGCGCCGCCGGCGCCTTTGAAGCATTCGTCTGCGCCCGGGTGGTACAGACCGGCTGCATCCCGCCCACCATCAACCTCCGGCACCCTGATCCGCAGCTGACGCTCGATTACGTGCCGAACGAGGCCCGCCAGACCGCCAGCCGCGTCGCACTCTCGAATTCGATGGGGCTGGGCGGTCACAACAGCACGCTGATCATGGGCCGGGTCGAGGCGTGA
- the fabD gene encoding ACP S-malonyltransferase: MTDQTDPSDPAQQPRAHAFVFPGQGSQYVGMGAALLERSPAAAAVMERADAALGFPMSRMIADGPAEELDLTVNAQPAILATSVAYLEAMRAEAQEAGIELAPLRLAGHSAGQYAAAVAADAIDFEAAIGLVRERGRIMQERGIEGGMGAVIGLTDEQVHEVVHAAREHGEIGVANANAPGQIVLSGVIPALAFALEMSKTIGARKAVRLTVSVASHSPLMRRARDEFSQILAKVPFREPRVPMLGNVHASVIRTADGLRRELSEHLVHGVQWTETVRRMAADGVTDFVEIGPGRVLSGLIKRIAPETLTHALDAPGDGALWLPGSLEASA, encoded by the coding sequence ATGACCGACCAGACCGATCCCTCCGATCCGGCTCAACAGCCGCGTGCGCACGCCTTCGTCTTCCCCGGCCAGGGCTCGCAGTACGTGGGGATGGGGGCTGCGCTGCTCGAGCGATCGCCGGCGGCGGCGGCGGTGATGGAGCGTGCCGATGCCGCCCTTGGCTTCCCGATGTCACGCATGATCGCGGATGGGCCGGCCGAAGAACTTGATCTGACGGTGAATGCGCAGCCCGCGATCCTGGCCACCAGCGTCGCCTACCTGGAGGCGATGCGGGCCGAGGCGCAGGAGGCGGGCATCGAGCTGGCGCCGCTGCGGCTGGCTGGCCACTCGGCGGGCCAGTATGCCGCTGCCGTCGCGGCCGACGCGATCGACTTCGAGGCGGCGATCGGCCTCGTCCGCGAGCGCGGGCGGATCATGCAGGAGCGAGGCATCGAGGGCGGCATGGGGGCGGTCATCGGCCTCACCGACGAGCAGGTGCACGAGGTCGTCCACGCGGCACGCGAGCACGGCGAGATCGGTGTCGCCAACGCCAACGCCCCGGGCCAGATCGTCCTCTCCGGTGTCATTCCCGCGCTCGCCTTCGCCCTGGAGATGAGCAAGACCATCGGCGCCCGCAAGGCGGTGCGCCTGACGGTCAGCGTGGCGAGCCACTCGCCGCTGATGCGTCGCGCCCGTGACGAGTTCAGCCAGATCCTGGCCAAGGTCCCGTTCCGTGAGCCGCGGGTTCCGATGCTGGGCAACGTGCACGCCAGCGTCATCCGCACCGCGGACGGCCTGCGGCGGGAGCTCTCTGAGCACCTCGTCCACGGCGTGCAATGGACGGAGACCGTGCGCCGCATGGCTGCCGATGGGGTGACCGACTTCGTGGAGATCGGTCCGGGCCGCGTGCTCAGCGGCCTGATCAAGCGGATCGCGCCGGAGACCCTGACGCATGCCCTGGACGCACCCGGGGACGGCGCCCTGTGGCTTCCCGGTTCCCTCGAGGCGTCTGCGTGA
- a CDS encoding M20/M25/M40 family metallo-hydrolase — translation MTRIVSTGIDWDNATNECVEHLMALIRIPSVNPPGVPDGAAGRDSTGGETAAAAYCAEVLTSAGVAAEVLETAPGRGSCFARLPATVRDPDPPLILLSHVDVVPVDVESWSRDPFGGELVDGVIWGRGAVDMKDMVAMELSVMLALARAGGERSRDVIFAAVADEEAGGVFGAGHWAAERPDLFSDAAGRAAAAALNEVGGYSMTVGGRRVYTLQVAEKGIAWTRLRTTGTTGHGSMPHPDNAALKLAEAVTLLAAAAHAARLTPVVDEFLVALGLSAVADGIRSGNEASAFAALESGVDDPILRRSIAAMLHDTVTTTMIQAGKKMNVIPGNGEAQIDVRTLPGTDQHALLAEMQATVGALAQVEPVITLPAIEAASDAPIVELMRSALSDADPGATAATMMITPGTDAKALATLGIPTYGFAPLQLAPDVPFLSLFHGHDERVPVSAIRFGLPVLHQVVSRFVTRQRPV, via the coding sequence ATGACGCGCATCGTCAGCACCGGAATCGACTGGGACAACGCGACCAACGAATGCGTCGAGCACCTGATGGCGCTGATCCGGATCCCGAGCGTGAACCCGCCAGGCGTCCCGGACGGGGCTGCCGGCAGAGACTCGACCGGCGGTGAGACGGCCGCCGCCGCCTACTGCGCCGAGGTGCTCACCTCCGCCGGTGTGGCCGCGGAAGTGCTCGAGACGGCGCCCGGTCGCGGCTCGTGCTTCGCCCGCCTGCCGGCCACCGTGCGGGACCCCGATCCCCCGCTGATCCTCCTCTCCCACGTGGACGTGGTGCCGGTCGACGTTGAGTCATGGAGCCGCGACCCGTTCGGCGGGGAGCTGGTCGACGGCGTGATCTGGGGCCGCGGTGCCGTCGACATGAAGGACATGGTGGCCATGGAGCTGAGCGTGATGCTGGCGCTCGCCCGTGCCGGCGGCGAGCGGTCGCGCGACGTCATCTTCGCCGCGGTCGCCGACGAGGAGGCGGGCGGCGTCTTCGGGGCAGGGCACTGGGCAGCCGAGCGCCCGGACCTGTTCAGCGACGCCGCGGGTCGTGCGGCTGCGGCCGCGCTGAACGAGGTGGGCGGCTACTCGATGACCGTGGGTGGGCGCCGGGTATACACGCTCCAGGTGGCGGAGAAGGGAATCGCCTGGACCCGGCTGCGCACCACCGGTACGACCGGCCACGGCTCCATGCCACACCCCGACAACGCGGCCCTGAAGCTGGCGGAGGCCGTGACCCTCCTGGCAGCGGCCGCGCATGCGGCACGCCTGACGCCGGTGGTGGACGAATTCCTGGTCGCGCTTGGCCTCAGCGCGGTCGCTGACGGCATCCGCTCGGGAAACGAGGCATCCGCCTTCGCCGCACTCGAGTCAGGAGTGGACGACCCGATCCTGCGTCGGTCGATCGCCGCGATGCTGCACGACACGGTGACGACGACCATGATCCAGGCCGGCAAGAAGATGAATGTCATCCCGGGCAATGGCGAGGCGCAGATCGACGTGCGCACCCTGCCGGGCACCGACCAGCACGCCCTGCTGGCGGAGATGCAGGCGACCGTCGGCGCGCTGGCGCAGGTCGAGCCGGTCATCACGCTCCCCGCTATCGAGGCTGCCAGCGACGCGCCCATCGTGGAGCTGATGCGGAGCGCCTTGTCCGATGCCGACCCCGGCGCGACAGCCGCCACGATGATGATCACCCCCGGCACGGATGCCAAGGCGCTCGCCACGCTGGGGATCCCGACCTACGGCTTCGCCCCGCTGCAGCTCGCCCCTGACGTGCCGTTTCTCTCCCTCTTCCACGGCCACGACGAGCGCGTGCCGGTGAGCGCCATTCGCTTCGGGTTGCCGGTCCTGCACCAGGTGGTCAGCCGATTCGTGACCCGCCAGAGGCCGGTCTGA
- a CDS encoding carotenoid biosynthesis protein produces the protein MNPVYLLIEVAATIFFIGVALAAARRGRLPFLELVSAAIFGILLEEGDQLIYGTYHYADEWVLVIDRAPLVIGLSWAIIIAGAMRITDALGVRRRYAPFVDSLLAISLDLAFDAIAIRIGLWTWVGVDASQGWFGVPWGNFYAWLFVTSGFSVLTRWLRQAANSRRALEWLQLAVPIPAFAILTAAILPFHLLQPVIDPADGGGGALFVVTLVAFVGVAAWGVFGPGRDAPDGQRTAIIDLRLAIFTRVAMQGFFLAALLLMGLALQLPVLLGVAVLFLTAELPLAALVRARLASADGIAASKPSRALPLQCHRGRER, from the coding sequence GTGAATCCCGTCTACCTTCTGATCGAGGTCGCGGCCACCATCTTCTTCATCGGCGTGGCACTGGCTGCCGCTCGACGAGGTCGCCTGCCGTTCCTCGAGCTCGTTAGCGCAGCCATTTTCGGCATCCTGCTCGAGGAGGGCGATCAGCTCATCTACGGGACCTACCATTACGCCGACGAGTGGGTGCTGGTCATCGACCGGGCACCCCTGGTAATCGGCCTGAGCTGGGCCATCATCATCGCTGGGGCGATGCGGATCACCGACGCGCTCGGAGTTCGCCGCCGCTATGCGCCCTTCGTCGATTCCCTGCTGGCGATCAGCCTGGATCTGGCGTTCGACGCCATTGCCATCCGCATCGGGCTGTGGACATGGGTCGGCGTCGACGCGAGCCAGGGCTGGTTCGGTGTCCCGTGGGGCAACTTCTATGCGTGGCTGTTCGTGACCTCGGGCTTCAGCGTGTTGACCCGATGGCTCCGGCAGGCTGCGAACAGCAGACGGGCTCTCGAATGGCTCCAACTGGCGGTCCCGATTCCCGCGTTCGCCATCCTGACTGCCGCGATCTTGCCCTTCCATTTGCTGCAGCCGGTTATCGATCCGGCGGATGGAGGCGGTGGCGCACTGTTCGTCGTGACGCTGGTAGCGTTCGTGGGGGTGGCGGCCTGGGGCGTGTTTGGACCGGGTCGGGACGCGCCGGATGGTCAGCGGACCGCGATTATCGACCTGCGGCTTGCCATCTTCACCCGCGTCGCCATGCAAGGCTTCTTCCTGGCTGCGCTGCTGCTGATGGGCCTCGCTCTCCAGCTGCCGGTGCTGCTCGGCGTTGCCGTGCTCTTCCTGACTGCAGAGCTGCCGCTTGCCGCGCTCGTTCGCGCACGCCTGGCCTCTGCCGACGGGATCGCGGCTTCGAAGCCGAGCCGAGCGCTACCGTTGCAATGCCATCGCGGTAGAGAGCGATGA
- a CDS encoding aldehyde dehydrogenase family protein: MTTQVTSEAVPIFLAGEFVSAGTPLEVRDPATEELVATTWQAGPAELERATAAAAEAFAETRRLASFERRDALAHVAERISQDADGLAELLSRESGKPIRDAKGEVARGALTFRIAAEEALRINGEWLPLDWSAANRGRSGIVRRYPIGPVAGISPFNFPLNLAAHKVAPAIAAGCSIVLKPPSKDPLVMLRIAGYLAETNLPKGAVSILPMDRPTGDRMVADDRFKLLSFTGSPSVGWKMKAEAGKKKVVLELGGNAGAIVDDTADLGWAVARLAYGAFAYSGQVCISVQRIYVVQSIFDDFQRLFVEKVRELKVGSPLDPATDLGPMVNAKAVARTHEWVGEALERGAKALVGGEPDGLFYPPTVLVDVPKDARVCGEEVFAPVVNLFPVADFKAAIAEINDSQFGLQCGVFTNDLERTLVAHDELEVGGVIINDVPTWRTDAMPYGGVKDSGLGREGLRWAIEDMTEPRLLAFARPL, translated from the coding sequence GTGACAACCCAGGTGACATCCGAGGCAGTCCCGATCTTCCTGGCCGGCGAGTTCGTCAGTGCCGGAACGCCACTCGAGGTGCGCGACCCCGCCACCGAGGAGCTGGTGGCGACCACCTGGCAGGCCGGTCCCGCGGAGCTGGAGCGGGCAACCGCCGCCGCCGCCGAGGCCTTCGCAGAGACACGACGCCTGGCGAGCTTCGAACGTCGGGACGCCCTGGCTCACGTCGCTGAGCGGATCAGCCAGGATGCGGATGGGCTGGCCGAGCTGCTCAGCCGCGAGTCGGGAAAGCCGATCCGCGACGCCAAGGGCGAGGTGGCGCGCGGCGCGCTGACGTTCCGAATCGCGGCCGAGGAGGCGCTGCGCATCAACGGAGAGTGGCTGCCCCTCGACTGGAGTGCCGCCAACCGTGGCCGGAGCGGGATCGTGCGCCGCTACCCGATCGGGCCGGTCGCCGGCATCAGCCCGTTCAACTTCCCGCTGAACCTGGCCGCCCACAAGGTCGCTCCGGCGATCGCGGCCGGATGCAGCATCGTGCTCAAGCCACCGTCCAAGGATCCGCTGGTCATGCTGCGCATCGCCGGCTATCTGGCCGAGACGAACCTGCCCAAGGGGGCCGTCTCGATCCTGCCCATGGATCGGCCCACCGGCGACCGGATGGTCGCCGACGATCGGTTCAAGCTCCTCAGCTTCACCGGCAGCCCATCGGTCGGCTGGAAGATGAAGGCCGAGGCCGGCAAGAAGAAGGTCGTCCTCGAGCTGGGCGGGAACGCGGGGGCGATCGTCGACGACACGGCGGACCTCGGCTGGGCCGTCGCGCGCCTGGCATACGGCGCCTTCGCCTATTCCGGGCAGGTCTGCATCAGCGTGCAACGCATCTATGTCGTGCAGTCGATCTTCGACGACTTCCAGCGCCTCTTCGTGGAGAAGGTCCGCGAGCTGAAGGTTGGGAGCCCGCTCGATCCGGCCACCGACCTGGGGCCGATGGTCAACGCGAAGGCTGTGGCACGCACCCACGAATGGGTCGGTGAGGCGCTGGAGCGGGGTGCAAAGGCGCTCGTCGGTGGCGAGCCGGATGGGCTCTTCTACCCACCGACCGTGCTGGTGGACGTGCCGAAGGACGCGCGAGTCTGCGGCGAAGAGGTCTTCGCCCCCGTCGTCAACCTGTTCCCGGTTGCCGATTTCAAGGCGGCGATCGCTGAGATCAACGACAGCCAGTTCGGCCTGCAATGCGGCGTCTTCACCAACGACCTGGAGCGAACGCTCGTCGCCCACGACGAGCTGGAGGTCGGCGGCGTGATCATCAACGACGTCCCGACCTGGCGCACCGATGCGATGCCGTACGGCGGGGTCAAGGACTCGGGCCTCGGCCGCGAGGGGCTGCGCTGGGCGATCGAGGACATGACCGAGCCGCGCCTGCTGGCGTTCGCCCGGCCGCTGTAG
- a CDS encoding non-heme iron oxygenase ferredoxin subunit, with product MTDLAAAPADLAIRYARVLPATELRDGELIPVEINGRPVVLVRHAGAFYAVQNNCSHKDFPLSEAGFDPRDEVLVCAWHGGCFDLRTGQAVVPPATEAVEIFPVRVSADGWVEIGLTGSLAA from the coding sequence ATGACCGATCTGGCCGCAGCGCCGGCCGATCTTGCGATCCGCTATGCCCGGGTGCTTCCCGCGACGGAGCTGCGCGACGGAGAGCTGATCCCGGTCGAGATCAATGGCCGGCCCGTGGTTCTGGTGCGCCACGCCGGCGCCTTCTACGCGGTGCAGAACAACTGCTCGCACAAGGACTTTCCGCTGTCGGAGGCCGGCTTCGACCCACGCGACGAGGTCCTGGTCTGCGCCTGGCACGGCGGCTGCTTCGACCTGCGCACCGGCCAGGCGGTCGTGCCGCCCGCGACGGAGGCGGTCGAGATCTTCCCGGTGCGAGTCAGCGCCGATGGCTGGGTCGAGATCGGCCTCACCGGCAGCCTCGCTGCCTGA
- a CDS encoding molybdenum cofactor biosynthesis protein MoaE has translation MQITVRCFATLRELAAERTTLTLPSGAVVADAWAALAQAHPALVPNRPFVRAARNGEYAAWELALEDGDLVAFLPPVSGGGPSGMTDAMIDVRGLEASVAATHHGALVTFVGRARDRADDGREVLELEYEAYPEMATAVLAEIVGDVERRWTGCAVAVVHRVGRVPIGEAAVAIVTAAAHRSEAYEANRFVIEAIKERLPIWKRERFADGSEWRRPGA, from the coding sequence ATGCAGATCACCGTCCGCTGCTTCGCCACGCTGCGGGAGCTGGCCGCGGAGCGGACGACGCTGACTCTGCCAAGCGGGGCGGTGGTGGCCGACGCATGGGCTGCGCTTGCCCAGGCACACCCCGCGCTGGTGCCGAATCGTCCGTTCGTGCGCGCCGCACGGAACGGCGAGTACGCGGCCTGGGAGTTGGCGCTCGAGGACGGTGACCTGGTCGCGTTCCTGCCGCCGGTGAGCGGTGGTGGCCCGAGCGGCATGACGGATGCCATGATCGATGTGCGAGGTCTGGAGGCAAGCGTCGCCGCGACTCACCACGGAGCGCTGGTGACCTTCGTCGGCCGCGCGCGCGATCGAGCTGATGATGGCCGCGAGGTGCTCGAGCTCGAGTACGAGGCCTACCCGGAGATGGCGACCGCTGTGCTGGCGGAGATCGTCGGCGACGTGGAGCGGCGCTGGACGGGCTGCGCGGTGGCCGTTGTGCACCGGGTCGGCCGGGTGCCGATCGGTGAGGCGGCGGTGGCGATCGTCACCGCGGCAGCGCATCGCTCAGAGGCGTACGAGGCCAATCGGTTCGTCATCGAGGCGATCAAGGAGCGCCTCCCGATCTGGAAGCGTGAGCGATTCGCCGACGGCAGCGAATGGAGGCGGCCCGGCGCCTAG
- the speB gene encoding agmatinase, with product MADETRRQRGPNDEDPPTGLDPYTEWDDFDLPAYVGRTSFQKLPELTDDEALRARRPDVAIVGAPFDDAVSHRPGARFGPRAIRAATYHAGSPNSLQLDIEPFEWMDVVDAGDAPLVPANLERGHAVIRRKVLEVAQAGAIPIVLGGDHSITFPSASAVAEAIAPKRLGMVHFDAHADAANSTWGVLASHGTPMRRLIESGAIEGRNFVQVGLRGYWPPPATLEWMNEHGLQVHFMTEIEERGAEAVVADAIAEALDGPELIYLSIDIDVIDPGMAPGTGTPEPGGMLSRELLRAIRQIVTTVDLAGMDVVEVAPAYDVSEITAAVAHRCVMEAISALAAKRRVAGGTPRPSGRSRTS from the coding sequence ATGGCCGATGAGACCCGCCGCCAGCGCGGCCCGAACGACGAGGACCCACCCACCGGACTCGACCCCTACACCGAGTGGGACGACTTTGACCTTCCCGCGTACGTCGGGAGGACCAGCTTCCAGAAGCTCCCGGAGCTGACCGATGACGAGGCACTGCGGGCACGCCGGCCGGACGTCGCCATCGTCGGGGCGCCCTTCGATGACGCGGTCAGCCACCGCCCCGGTGCACGCTTTGGACCGCGAGCGATCCGAGCCGCGACCTATCACGCCGGGTCGCCCAACTCGTTGCAGCTCGATATCGAGCCATTCGAGTGGATGGACGTGGTCGATGCCGGGGATGCCCCGCTGGTTCCCGCCAACCTGGAGCGTGGTCATGCGGTGATTCGGCGCAAGGTGCTCGAGGTGGCGCAGGCCGGAGCAATCCCGATCGTGCTGGGCGGCGACCACTCGATCACCTTCCCCTCCGCGTCGGCGGTTGCCGAGGCGATCGCCCCCAAGCGCCTGGGAATGGTGCACTTCGACGCGCACGCGGACGCCGCCAACAGCACGTGGGGGGTGCTCGCCTCACACGGAACGCCGATGCGGCGGCTGATCGAGTCCGGCGCCATCGAAGGGCGCAATTTCGTGCAGGTCGGATTGCGCGGCTACTGGCCGCCCCCCGCCACCCTGGAATGGATGAACGAGCATGGCCTGCAGGTCCATTTCATGACGGAGATCGAGGAACGCGGAGCGGAGGCGGTCGTCGCCGACGCGATCGCGGAGGCGCTCGACGGGCCCGAGCTGATCTACCTGTCGATCGATATCGACGTGATCGACCCGGGGATGGCGCCGGGGACCGGCACTCCGGAGCCCGGCGGGATGCTGTCGCGTGAGCTCCTGCGGGCCATCCGACAGATCGTGACGACGGTCGACCTGGCGGGCATGGACGTGGTCGAGGTGGCGCCGGCCTACGACGTCAGTGAGATCACGGCCGCGGTCGCCCATCGGTGCGTGATGGAGGCGATCAGCGCACTCGCCGCCAAGCGGCGCGTGGCTGGAGGCACGCCCAGGCCAAGCGGACGGTCGCGGACCAGCTAG
- a CDS encoding DUF2203 domain-containing protein: MPDVRRTYTIEEANALIPQVRAVLLQLAVEQRRLDASHAEMHRQLDANGDPESASAAARQEAETAEIREGMRTLLVHLNDLGVEVRDLEMGLVDFPGEREGESVWLCWRLADARVAFWHPTDEGYATRRPW; the protein is encoded by the coding sequence ATGCCAGACGTGCGCCGTACGTACACCATCGAGGAGGCGAACGCCCTCATTCCGCAGGTGCGCGCGGTGCTCCTGCAGCTCGCCGTCGAGCAGCGTCGCCTCGACGCGTCCCACGCGGAGATGCACCGGCAGCTGGATGCCAACGGGGATCCGGAGAGTGCCTCCGCGGCCGCCCGGCAGGAGGCGGAGACGGCCGAGATCCGAGAGGGGATGCGCACCCTGCTGGTGCACCTCAACGACCTGGGGGTCGAGGTGCGAGACCTGGAGATGGGTCTGGTGGATTTCCCCGGCGAACGGGAGGGCGAGTCCGTCTGGCTGTGCTGGCGCCTGGCGGATGCGCGCGTCGCCTTCTGGCACCCCACCGACGAGGGCTACGCGACGCGGCGGCCCTGGTGA
- a CDS encoding PfkB family carbohydrate kinase, translated as MPITVIGDTTLDVTARAAGHPRAGGDVPARISISPGGQGANVAVRLARAGVDVRLATAISDDAAGRMLAMALEADGVEIVRLVAERSALVISLLDADGERSMLSDRVTLDPSALPAACRGADWVHCSGYPLADDVSGDAVAEVLGSLPPSTRVSAGGGSLPDDPARSARVRSRVATAGVALLVFGRDEAAALLDRPLPSVAAAADALAIAFPGLIAVVTGAAAGSAAAGPGFALSVPPIEATTPMLDSTGAGDAYVAALIVGLRGSDWPPGVPMLRAAMERASRDGGLVSRVLGAQTRTASEPTGR; from the coding sequence ATGCCGATCACCGTCATCGGCGACACCACGCTGGACGTGACGGCCCGAGCAGCAGGGCACCCCCGCGCCGGCGGCGACGTCCCGGCGAGGATCTCGATCTCGCCCGGGGGGCAGGGAGCCAACGTGGCGGTTCGCCTGGCTCGCGCCGGCGTTGACGTTCGGCTGGCCACCGCCATCTCCGATGACGCTGCCGGCCGCATGCTGGCTATGGCGCTTGAGGCCGATGGGGTTGAGATCGTGCGGCTTGTGGCGGAGCGCAGCGCCCTGGTGATCTCGCTGCTCGATGCCGATGGCGAGCGGTCCATGCTCTCCGACCGGGTCACGCTCGACCCCAGCGCACTCCCCGCGGCCTGCCGCGGCGCTGATTGGGTCCATTGCTCCGGATACCCGCTGGCGGACGATGTCAGCGGCGATGCCGTGGCCGAAGTTCTCGGCTCGCTGCCGCCGTCGACCAGGGTGAGCGCCGGCGGGGGATCGCTGCCGGATGACCCGGCCCGCTCCGCACGGGTCAGGAGCCGGGTCGCGACGGCAGGCGTCGCGCTGCTCGTCTTTGGCCGGGACGAGGCGGCCGCGCTGCTGGACCGGCCGCTGCCGTCGGTGGCCGCCGCTGCTGACGCGCTGGCGATCGCGTTTCCCGGGCTGATCGCCGTCGTCACCGGCGCTGCGGCAGGCTCAGCGGCGGCGGGTCCGGGCTTCGCCCTGTCGGTGCCGCCGATCGAGGCGACGACCCCGATGCTGGACTCGACCGGGGCGGGCGATGCCTACGTGGCGGCGCTGATCGTCGGGCTGCGGGGATCCGATTGGCCACCGGGCGTGCCGATGCTCCGCGCGGCGATGGAGCGAGCATCTCGCGACGGCGGCCTGGTTTCCCGGGTGCTCGGTGCCCAGACGAGGACGGCGTCGGAGCCGACCGGCCGATGA
- a CDS encoding pseudouridine-5'-phosphate glycosidase: MSESTPLSISDEVAAAISAGRAVVALESSLIAQGLPSPQNLETALATERAVRDEGAVPATTAIDAGQLVVGATPALLERLADSAQDAGKAGSRDLAPLLASARLASTTVSAAIRIAAMVGIRVLATGGIGGVHRGAATSFDVSSDIDELATTPVAVVCSGAKSILDLSATLELLESRRVPVIGLGVDDLPAFYSVSSGLRLPHRVESAGEAAAVLALHRAIDGSGGILFVQPAPADLAIPSNEVASWIEAANAEAAQRGIRGGAVTPFLLRRVAELSDGRALRTNIGLIVNNARMAARVAVAYAEMLRGSLA, translated from the coding sequence ATGAGCGAATCGACACCCCTCTCGATCTCCGACGAGGTCGCCGCGGCGATCTCCGCCGGCCGGGCCGTGGTGGCGCTCGAGTCGAGCCTGATCGCCCAGGGACTGCCCTCCCCGCAGAACCTGGAGACCGCACTTGCAACCGAGCGCGCAGTGCGCGACGAGGGAGCGGTGCCGGCCACGACCGCAATCGACGCTGGACAACTCGTTGTCGGCGCCACGCCGGCCCTGCTCGAGCGACTCGCCGATTCCGCACAGGACGCCGGGAAGGCCGGCTCTCGCGACCTCGCCCCGCTCCTCGCTTCCGCACGCCTGGCATCGACCACCGTCAGCGCCGCCATCCGGATCGCCGCCATGGTCGGCATTCGCGTGCTGGCCACCGGTGGCATCGGCGGCGTCCATCGTGGCGCCGCAACCTCGTTCGACGTCAGCAGCGATATCGACGAGCTGGCGACGACCCCGGTCGCCGTCGTATGCAGCGGCGCGAAATCCATCCTCGACCTGTCCGCGACGCTGGAGCTGCTGGAGAGCCGTCGAGTGCCCGTCATCGGCCTCGGCGTCGACGACCTTCCGGCGTTCTACAGCGTCAGTTCCGGGTTGCGCCTGCCGCATCGGGTGGAATCGGCGGGCGAGGCGGCTGCCGTGCTCGCTCTCCATCGGGCGATCGACGGGTCGGGCGGGATCCTCTTCGTCCAGCCTGCCCCCGCCGACCTCGCCATTCCGTCGAACGAGGTCGCCTCCTGGATCGAAGCGGCCAACGCGGAGGCTGCACAGCGGGGGATTCGGGGCGGCGCCGTGACCCCGTTCCTCCTCCGCCGCGTCGCCGAGCTTTCTGACGGGCGCGCGCTTCGCACCAATATCGGACTCATCGTGAACAACGCCAGGATGGCCGCGCGCGTGGCCGTGGCGTACGCGGAGATGCTTCGCGGCAGCCTGGCCTGA